The following nucleotide sequence is from Fibrobacter sp. UWB13.
TCGCCTTCTACGCCAATGTCTTTAAAGTTGCATTCGACGGTCTGGGTAGAATTGTTGTTATTGAGAAGCGCCACGGCGATATCGCCATTTTTCAAAGGCTTGGTCCAAACCTGCTTGCCATTCTTGTCAGAAATGCGGTGGCCCTGAACGCCAAGAGAGTCCTGGTTGATGGCAATCATGTCCTTGTTCAGATAAAGTTCCTTGGTCTCGTTGCTCATGTTGCGTACGTCGGAACTGATCATGATGGGGGCCGCCATGATGGACCACATCGTCATCTGGGAGCGCTGTTCCTCGTAAGAGAGTCCACGGTTGCCCACTTCGAGCATGTCCGGATCGTTCCAATGGCCAGGCTTTGCAATTTGCCAATACTTGTTGTTCGCATCGATAATTTCGTAGACGCCGCGGTACCACGAAGTGGAAATCCATTCGGGACCAATGTCGAAAGTGGTGCGCCAGAGGTTAGCAATTTTCGGCATCCAGTCCTTGTATTCCCACATGCAAATGCTGAACACGATGTCGCGTCCGGAATTGCGGAGAGCGTTGGACATTGCAGTGTAATCTTTTTCCTGCGTTCTCGGATCCGAGTCGCAGTTATCGTACTTCCAGTAGTCCACGCCCCATTCAGCCAATTTCTTGGCGTCCTGAACTTCGCGGCCATTGGAGCCACTTTCACTCTGCCAGTTGCTATTGTAATGGTGGCAGGTGCGTTTGCCACGGTCGCCGTAAAGACCGAATTTCAGGCCTTTCTTATGCACGTAATCGGCAATGGCCTTCATGCCACTCGGGAAAGTCTTCGGGTTGTTCTGGAGGTTGCCCTGGGCATCGCGCTTGGTGTCCATCCAGTTATCGTCAAGGTTCAGGTAGATGTAGCCCGCATCCTTCAGGCCGGAATTGACCATCGCGTCGGCAATTTCCTGAATCTGCTTTTCGTTGATGTTTTCGTGGAAAACGTTCCAGCTGTTCCATCCGAGCGGGGGCGTAAGCACCAAGCTATCCGGATGCGCAAAGGCTTGGGAAACCAATCCCGCTAAAGCCAAAGAAGCTAGCACTCCAAACTTGCGACCATTTTTCTTGTTCAAACCAAACATAAGCACTCCTGTATCCTAAGTATTAATCATCCCCAAACTAAAAATACCCCCTAAAAAACAAAAAAATTAAAGGAATTACACATGTTCCTTTGACATTTTATCCACGATGGATAAGAATCAACATTTTTTAGGGCAAAACTTCAAAATTTGGGATAATCATACTATTTTTTACAGGTAATAAGAAAATGATAAGGAGTTTAAACAATGGCCGTTGATTTAAGCAAGTTTAAAAAGAAAGTAGAAAAGAAGCTGCCTATCTTGTTTTTAGTGGAAGAAAATAACCATACCAGTCTATCTGCCGATGTAGTGGCGAACATTTTGGAATCCTGTCTAAGAAAAAACATTCACACGGAATTTATGCTTTTTTCCTTTGGCTCCGAATGGACTTTGAAATTTCCAAAACTAAATAACAATATACCTCACTTTGCGGATCTGGAACATACTAATCTAAGGGAACTACAGCGAATTATCCAAGAAATAAGACCATCGAGTCAAACTTTTCTTGGATCGGCATTAGAAGTATGCAAAGCCATTCTTGACGACCCGGAAACAACAAAACCGGACAGGTATAAACCCGTAGTCATTATAATTGCTTCTAGAGTTCCCGCACAGGGATGGGAAGAACACTTTAAAGATTTATTAAACAACGGACGTAGTTCCAACGCTCAAGTTTACTGGCTGTATAAAAGTAACACCTAAGTTAGTTGAAACGCTCTAATCTTCAAATTTTCAGTTAAAACGGAGATAAAAACTATGGGATTTGCATCACTTTCATTCGGTGTTGTACCGAATATAATCACAAACAATACAATAAACAAAAAAGACTTGAACTCACTCGCAAAACGTTT
It contains:
- a CDS encoding carbohydrate-binding protein, with the translated sequence MFGLNKKNGRKFGVLASLALAGLVSQAFAHPDSLVLTPPLGWNSWNVFHENINEKQIQEIADAMVNSGLKDAGYIYLNLDDNWMDTKRDAQGNLQNNPKTFPSGMKAIADYVHKKGLKFGLYGDRGKRTCHHYNSNWQSESGSNGREVQDAKKLAEWGVDYWKYDNCDSDPRTQEKDYTAMSNALRNSGRDIVFSICMWEYKDWMPKIANLWRTTFDIGPEWISTSWYRGVYEIIDANNKYWQIAKPGHWNDPDMLEVGNRGLSYEEQRSQMTMWSIMAAPIMISSDVRNMSNETKELYLNKDMIAINQDSLGVQGHRISDKNGKQVWTKPLKNGDIAVALLNNNNSTQTVECNFKDIGVEGEVEVRDAWKKKDLGPVSRVSIELPAHGSALLRLILKPVPREPFKGKALAIPGKIEVEDFDINGVGEGNTTYNENDTENHGDSDYRPGTGVDLYKKASGIIVGYNQAGEWLEYTVNVAKTGTYTMSASVASANSTSSFKLSMDGKDITEEIAVPQAKSGEDNYDDYNTVEAKVSLTEGEHILRFTVTGDWMDIDWIEFTDGTVGLNKVHLTSFESENSYNVFSATGKHLGRVDLNGASMSQALENAGYARGTYMMRSVKGSQIYRVNVAK